In Deinococcus maricopensis DSM 21211, the sequence GGGAGCCGGGCCCGCGGTGGTGGCGGGCCTCACGGGGCAGGCGTTCGGACTTCCCCGCGGGTGGGGTTACCGTTGCGCGACAGTGCCGGATTCCCACCGGGCTTTCCCTGCGCTTCCGTTGGGTGCAGCCTAGCGCACGTGGGCAGGGGGAGAAAGGGCGGAAAGCTTCACAGCGCGCAATCTGCTCTGAGCGTATTCTTGAAGGGATGTTCCGCGCTGCTCTGCTGCTGGCCTGCGCCGCCCTCACCGGCGCGGCCCTCGCGCAATCCCGCTACTCGTTCACGTACCAGGCGACCGGCGACCGCGCGCCCCTCACCGCCACCTTCACCGCCACCGGGGTGCCTGCCGACCAGCGCGTCGTGTGGGACTTCGGCGACCGCACCCCGCCCGCCACCGGCGCCACCACCACGCACACGTACTACCAGCCAGGCACGTACAGCGTGAACGTCCAGATTCAGGACCGCCTCGGCACGGTCGCGCAGGGCCGCATGAACCTGCGCGTCGAGAGTGCAGGGGCCGAGGCCGCGCGCCTCACGCTGCTGTTCGGCAACGGCGACGTGACCCTCAGCAGCGTCGGTAGCGTCGCGTACGCCAGCACGCAGGCGGCATTCACCCTGGACGGCCGCCCCAGCAGCGCCCGCGCCGCCGTGGGCGAGGGCACGCACACCGCCCGCGTCACCCTCACGGGCACGCGCGCGCCGCTCAGCGCGAACGTTAACTTCCGCACCTCTCGCGTCACCGAACGCGAAGCGTTCAACCTGGAGGTGCTGCGCCTCACGAACGACGCGCGCGCGCGCGGCTGGAACTGCGACCTGAAACGCTACGGCGGCGCGCCCCAGCCGGCCCTGCGCCGCAACGCGCAACTCGACGTGGCCGCCCGCTCGCAGAGCATCGGCATGGCCGCGAACAACTACTTCGCGCACGAGAGCCCCGTGGACGGCAGCCGACCCGCCGACCGCGTGCACGCGAGCGGCTACGACTACCGCGCGACCGGCGAGAACATCGCCGCCGGGCAGCGCAGCCCGCAGGAGGTCGTGAACGGCTGGCTGAACAGCCACGGCCACTGCGTGAACATCATGGGCGACTACACCGAGATCGGCCTGAGTTACGCCGAGCGGCCCGGCAGCACCTACGGCACGTACTGGACGCAGATCTTCGGCCGGAAGTGAGCCCGGAGCGGCAAGGCGGTCATGCCCTACATTGAGCGGCATGACCGCCTTGCCCGTTGACCTCACCGATGCCGCGCAGGCGTCCGCCTTCACGGCGTGCCTCGCGGCGCTGCACGGCGCGCCCGCCGAGGCGCTCACCGACGTCGTGGCCACGCTCGAACCGCGCGCGTGGGCGCTGCCGGAACCGGACGGCGCGTGGCGCGGCGTGGTCGGCGTGCGGCGCACGCCCGCGCCCGCCGCGGAACTGGTGGGCGGCGTGCACGCCACCCTGGACTGGACGGACGACACGGCCGCGCTCGTCACGGCGGCGCACGCGCACGTGGGCGCCGTGTACGCCTACGCGGACGAACACGCGTGGAGCCTGCCCGGCCTGGAACGCGCCGGGTTCACGCCCGTGTCGCAGTACCGCCGCGCCGCCGGGTGGCCCCCGACCGACGCGCCCGAGTGGCCGGACGGGTTCACGTGGCGCACGCTCGCGCAGCACCCGGACCCGGCGGCGCTCCTGGAGGGCCTGCGCACGTACGAGGGCCAGTGGGGGCACCACACGGTCACGCCCGCCAGCGCCGCCCTGGACGCCTGGGCGCCGGAACTCAGTGTCCTCGCGCTCGACCCGTCCGGGCAGGTGGCCGGGGTGTGCCGCGCTGCCCTGGACGGCGAGATGGCGCACGCCGACGCCCCCGGCGTGCGCGCGGACCTGCGCGCCGGCGGCGCGCTGCGCCGGGCGCTGCTGCTGACGGTCAGCGCCCTGCTGCGCGAGGCGGGCGCCACGCACCTGACCCTGGAAAGCTGGGGCGAGGACGAACGGGTCAGCGCGCAGGACGCCGCGCTGGGCCTGCAGCCCGAGATGGTCACGGAAATCCTCGCGCGCGCCTGAAGGTCACCTCGGGCCAGGGGGCACCCGAGGCCCTTCTATTCAGTTCAGACGCGCCACAGGCCCGCGCCGTCCGCGGTGCGCGCGGCGGCTTTCGGGTAGTCGCGGGCGTTCAGGACGTGCCCGTCTGCGCGGACCGCGCGGGTCAACGCGAGGTCCAGCGTGGCGTGCAGCCACGCCGGCTCGTTCATGCGGCCCAGCGCGAGCAGCCCGTCGGCCGGCAGGCCGTTGTCGCTGGGCGTGTACACCCCGGCGGCGCCGCTGTTCTTGTCGATGGCCTCGGTCCAGGGGGCCTCGCCGACAAGGGGCGCGTGCACGGCGTACACCTGATTCTCGAGGGCGCGGGCGAGGCTGCCGGTGCGGACGCGGTGGTACCCCCAGGCGCTCTCGGTGCAGCTGGGCACCAGCAGGACTTCCATGCCTGCTTCGGCCTGCGCGCGCGCGAGGTGCGGGAACTCGCTGTCGTAGCAGATGTTCACGCCGAGCCGCCCGAGCGCCGTGTCGAACACGCTCAGGCCGTGGCCGGGGTTCACGCCCCACTGGTCATCCTCGAAGCGGGTCATGACGAGCTTGTCCTGCCACGCGCGCGTGCCGTCCGGACCGTACAGGTGCGCGCGGTTCACGAACACGTCGCTCGCGGCCTCCACCGGCACGCTCCCCCCCAGGATGTACGTGCCGGTGTCCCGCGCGAGGCGCTCATGCAGAGCGTGCAGGGCCGGCAGGAACGCCTGCATGGCGGGCAGCTGCGCGCGCACGTCGCGCTGCACGGCTTCGCTGCACAGGCTGACGAGTTCCAGGCTGGCGTACTCCGGGAACACCAGCAGCTGCGCGTCCGCGCGGGCGGCGTCCTGCACCCAGGTGCTGAGTTTGGCTTCGAAGTCGTCCCAGTGCGCGAAGTACCCCACGGGGTACTGGGCGCTCGCCACGCGGATCACGTCAGGGGTCACGCGCTTCAGTATGGCGCGGTGCGCACCCAGAACTGCATGGGTTTGGGGGTCGGGGCGGCCTCATCGAGGTCCCGCCACGTCATGGTGCCGCGCAGGTCCGCGCGGGGCGCGTACCCGCGGCGCGTCCAGAACGCGTCGAGCGGCGTGTAGTCGGCGGGGCGGCGCAGGTGATCGTCCGGGCGCACCACGGCGCAGAACGCGGTGGTGGGTTTGCCGAGCGTGCGGGCGTGCGCCTCGCGCGCATCGAAAAACGCGTGCCCCAGGCCGCGCCCGCGGTACTCGGGCAGCAGGACGCTCTCCCCGAAGTACAGCACGGCGTGCACGTCCTCCCCGGCCCGCTCGAACGGCGCGCGCACGTCCGGCATCTCCCCCGCGAGGGGCGTGGCCGTGCTCGCGCCAACCACCCGGTCCCCGTCGCGCGCGACGACGATCAGGCTGCCGGGCGCGTCCAGGTACGTGCGCAGGTACGCCTCCTCGTACGCGGCGTCCCCGTCGTACAAGTACGGGTACGCGCGGAACACCGTCTGCCGCAGCCGCCCGAGGTCCGCAAGGACGCCGCGCGCGTCCTCACCGCTCAGGGGCGTGACGCTGAGCGTCAAGCGCCGACCTGCTGCAGCCAGTCCTGCAGGTTGTAGTAGTTCGTGACGCGCGCGATGCGTCCGTCACGCACGTCGAAGAACGCCCCGCCGGGCAGGACGTACGTCTGCCCGTTCGCCTCGGGCAGGCCCTCGTCGGTGCGGAGGTACGTGCCGTGCACGGTGTACTCCGCGGCGGCGCGGGTGCCGTCGGCACTCACGAGGACGGTGACGTCACGCAGCTCCTCACGGTAACTGGCGTCCATGCGCGCGAGGAACGCGCGGAAGGCGTCCACACCGACCTCGCGCGCGCCTTGGTTCAGGTCGTGCTGCACGTCCGGCGTGAGGCACTCCAGCATGCCGGTCCAGTCCTGACGGTTGAAGGCCGCGTAGTACCGCTCGATCAGTGCGTGCGTGTCGTTCATGCGCACCAGCGTACCGGCTTCACGGAACCTGCACAAAGCGTACGCAGAACCGGCAAGAAACGTGCACGCGCGCTTTACAGGGCCCACCGACCATAGGGGCATCAAGCGGCGGGCGCGCACGCGCCCGCCCTCCCTGAAGGAGGGACCCCATGCGTAACTTCATCCTGACCCTGAGTCTTCTTGGCAGCACCCTCGCCGGCGTGAGCAGCGCCGCGCCCGCCAGCATCGTGAAGGTGCAGGACAGCGGCGACGTCCTCGGCTACAGCGAGCTGTACACCGAGTCGGCGTGGCAGACGATCCTCGTGGACGGCGCGGGCATCGGCCTGCCCAGCGGCAACGACGTGGACGTGACCGGCCAGCTGGAACTCACGTCGGACGCGCCGAGCGGCGTGAACGTCAGCCTGGACAGCGCAACGCTCGGCGCCGGCCTCGCGCTCGGCGTGACCGTGACGCGCGCCGACACGTCCGTGGCCGTGAATCGCCCCGTGACGTTCACGCTGAAGAACACCGCGACCGGCCAGAGCATGACCTTCATGCTGCCGGTCGTGGGCACCGCTGAGCAGGACACCAGCCTGATCCAGACCGTGTGGGCTGACGAGTAACCCGGGTCAAAGGGGCAGGGCGGGGCACCGTGCAGGTGCCCCGCCCTGCCCCTTTGGCGCTCAGTGGTGGTGCCCGCCACCCGCCTTGGCGCTCATGCGCTCCCGCACCTCCGCGACGAGCAACGTGCACGCCTCCGGGCACGGAATGCCGCCGGGCACGCCGTCGAACACGGTGCTGTCGAGCTTCTGGCTGGCCCACAAGCGCGTCTTGAGGCAACGACTGCAGACGTCGCGCGCGGCGGCCTCCACCTGCTCGGCCGTTGCGGACTGCACCTTCGTGTAGATGCCGGTCTGGCGGCGCGCGGTCGTCGCCCACGGCGTCGTGTGCAGCGCGTGCGTGTGACACGCGAACGACTCCTCCACCACCGCCGGGTACAGGTAATGCACGGCGCGCGGGAGGTCCTCGGCGCTCAGCACCGCCCGCCACCCCCTCGGGAGGTTCCGCAGCGTGTGAACGGGCCGGTGGTGCCCGCCTTCGTCCTCGCGGACGACGTCGCGGACCCCTTCGGGCGTGACGACCGTGTGCAGGCCCGCGTTCCCGCGTCCCTCGTCCAGCATGTGCCGCAGCTCGAACACGCCCGCCTGCGGCGTGATGACGGCCTCCCCGAGGCGCACGCCCCCCTGCGCGAGGCGCATGAACGTGTCCCACGCCTGCGCGTGGTGCGCGTCCACGTCGCCGCCCTGCAGGCTCTGACCGCGCGCGCCCTCCGCGAGGTTCAGGACGACGTCCGCGACCATGGCGTGCGTGCCGGTCGGTTTGCTGTAGTACACCGTCTGCGCCCCGAACGTCGTCACCTCACCGGTCAACCCGAGATCCTCGGGGATGGTCTCCAGGGTGTGCCACCCTTCGGACGCGAAGAACGGCACCATCACGACGCGGGGGCTGCGCACCACGTCCGTCCAGGTGCTGAGGCGTGGGTCCTCGTCCAGAAACAGCGCGTGCACTTCCGCGAACAGCCCGGCGGCGCGCAGCCGCTCGGCGTTCTGGTGAATCACGCGGTTGCTGTTCTCGTTGCGGGTGGTGCCGTGCCCGATGATGACCAGCGCGGTGTCCTGCGCGTTCGCGTCCGGCAGCGCCTCATGCGCGCGCGCCAGGATCACGTCGCTCATGCTGGCGTGCACGCCGTACGGCAGGGTGTACCGCACGGTCTTCCCGCCCAGCACGCGCGCGATGCCCTCGGGTGGGACTGGCCCCTGATGCCCGAGGCCCAGCTCGCGCGGAATCACGGTTTCCGTGAAGTACCCCTCGCTGATGAACATGGGAATCACGGTCACGTCCGTGTACCGGCACGTGCGGAGCACCTGCCGCAGGCTCGGCTCCTCCTTCCAGTACCCCTCGACGACCTCGTCGAACAGGCCGCGTTCGCGCAGCAGTTCCGCATAGCGGTACACCGCGCCCGCAGACTCGGAATTCAGGTGGGAGCCGTGACCGATCAGCACGAGGGAACGCATACGGTGTCCACTGTAGCGTCGTGGCCCGCCGGAACCGTAACCCCCTGCGCCGTCCGGGACGTTTCGCCCACGCGAACTCTCAATGCGGCTTGGCGCGCCCCTCACAGCCCACCAAAACGCGGCAGTTAGCGTGACGGCAGAACCACCCGCCCGGCAGGAACGCCGGCAGAAGGAGCGTGAGCGATGTTCGGTGATCTCTTCAAAGGCCTGCAGGAACAGATGGGCCGCGCCCAACGCGGCGACCTCGACGAACGCGAAGCCGGTCAGGTCGTCACGCAGTACATGCAGCAGGCGCCCGCGGAACAGCAGCGCGACGCGTACCGCGACTTCGTGCGCACCCTGTCGCCCGACCAGCGCTCCGCGCTCGCGCAGGCGATCAACGCGCACCCGGACACCCCCGTGACCGCCGCCCGCCACGACGACGACGACGACCTCGCGGGCGCCATCCAGCAATCCGGCCCGGCCCTCATCCAGAAGCGCGGCCCGCAGACGCAGGACGGCCGCAGCCCCCTCGAGGAGATGTTCGCGCCCGGCGGCACCCTCGCCAACCCCATGGTGAAAGCCGGCCTGGTCGGCCTCGCCGCCGCCATCGGCTCGCAGGTCCTGCGCGGTCACCGCTGACCCCCGCACCCGCCGCCCTGGACGACCGGGGCGGCCCTCCCAACCTGATTCGTGTGCATGCATCCTGACGGACCCCCTCCCCCACCGCCCGGCGCGCCGCCTGCCCCGAGCGAGGCGCTACACTGTGCGGGCATGCCGCTGTCCTCCCTCCAGGTGATCGCGCAAACGCCCGCCCCCACCTTCCAGGAAGGCGAGCGCGCCGCCCTCATGACGCGCCTCTGGACAGATCTCGGCTACGCCCCCACCACCGACGAAGCCGGGAACGTCATCGTCCGCGTCGGCCCCACCGACGGGCAGGCCCTGGTGCTCGCCTCGCACCTCGACACCGTCTTCCCCGCCGGCACGGACGTCACCGTCCGTGAACACGGCGGGCGCCTCGTCGGGCCGGGCATCGGCGACAACAGCGCCAGCCTCGCCGTGCTCACCGCGTTCCTACGCGAGCTCGACGCAGCGCGCCTCACCCGGCCCCTGTGGGTCGTCGCCAACACCGGCGAGGAAGGCCTCGGGGACCTCAAGGGGGCCAAGCACCTGCTCGCGCAGCACGCCCCCCGCATGGGCGCCTTCGTTGCCGTGGACGGCTACCTCGGCCTCGCCGTCACGCGCGCCGTCGGCGTGCGCCGCTACCGCGTCACGTTCACCGGCCCGGGCGGGCACTCCTGGGGCGACCAGCAACCCAGCGCGCTGCACGCCCTCGGCCTCGCCATTACCGCCCTGTACGCCCTGCACACGCCCACGTCCCCCCGCACC encodes:
- a CDS encoding CAP domain-containing protein, whose product is MFRAALLLACAALTGAALAQSRYSFTYQATGDRAPLTATFTATGVPADQRVVWDFGDRTPPATGATTTHTYYQPGTYSVNVQIQDRLGTVAQGRMNLRVESAGAEAARLTLLFGNGDVTLSSVGSVAYASTQAAFTLDGRPSSARAAVGEGTHTARVTLTGTRAPLSANVNFRTSRVTEREAFNLEVLRLTNDARARGWNCDLKRYGGAPQPALRRNAQLDVAARSQSIGMAANNYFAHESPVDGSRPADRVHASGYDYRATGENIAAGQRSPQEVVNGWLNSHGHCVNIMGDYTEIGLSYAERPGSTYGTYWTQIFGRK
- a CDS encoding carbon-nitrogen hydrolase family protein — protein: MTPDVIRVASAQYPVGYFAHWDDFEAKLSTWVQDAARADAQLLVFPEYASLELVSLCSEAVQRDVRAQLPAMQAFLPALHALHERLARDTGTYILGGSVPVEAASDVFVNRAHLYGPDGTRAWQDKLVMTRFEDDQWGVNPGHGLSVFDTALGRLGVNICYDSEFPHLARAQAEAGMEVLLVPSCTESAWGYHRVRTGSLARALENQVYAVHAPLVGEAPWTEAIDKNSGAAGVYTPSDNGLPADGLLALGRMNEPAWLHATLDLALTRAVRADGHVLNARDYPKAAARTADGAGLWRV
- a CDS encoding GNAT family N-acetyltransferase, with amino-acid sequence MTLSVTPLSGEDARGVLADLGRLRQTVFRAYPYLYDGDAAYEEAYLRTYLDAPGSLIVVARDGDRVVGASTATPLAGEMPDVRAPFERAGEDVHAVLYFGESVLLPEYRGRGLGHAFFDAREAHARTLGKPTTAFCAVVRPDDHLRRPADYTPLDAFWTRRGYAPRADLRGTMTWRDLDEAAPTPKPMQFWVRTAPY
- a CDS encoding ketosteroid isomerase-related protein, producing the protein MNDTHALIERYYAAFNRQDWTGMLECLTPDVQHDLNQGAREVGVDAFRAFLARMDASYREELRDVTVLVSADGTRAAAEYTVHGTYLRTDEGLPEANGQTYVLPGGAFFDVRDGRIARVTNYYNLQDWLQQVGA
- a CDS encoding DR2241 family protein; the protein is MRSLVLIGHGSHLNSESAGAVYRYAELLRERGLFDEVVEGYWKEEPSLRQVLRTCRYTDVTVIPMFISEGYFTETVIPRELGLGHQGPVPPEGIARVLGGKTVRYTLPYGVHASMSDVILARAHEALPDANAQDTALVIIGHGTTRNENSNRVIHQNAERLRAAGLFAEVHALFLDEDPRLSTWTDVVRSPRVVMVPFFASEGWHTLETIPEDLGLTGEVTTFGAQTVYYSKPTGTHAMVADVVLNLAEGARGQSLQGGDVDAHHAQAWDTFMRLAQGGVRLGEAVITPQAGVFELRHMLDEGRGNAGLHTVVTPEGVRDVVREDEGGHHRPVHTLRNLPRGWRAVLSAEDLPRAVHYLYPAVVEESFACHTHALHTTPWATTARRQTGIYTKVQSATAEQVEAAARDVCSRCLKTRLWASQKLDSTVFDGVPGGIPCPEACTLLVAEVRERMSAKAGGGHHH
- a CDS encoding M20/M25/M40 family metallo-hydrolase; translated protein: MPLSSLQVIAQTPAPTFQEGERAALMTRLWTDLGYAPTTDEAGNVIVRVGPTDGQALVLASHLDTVFPAGTDVTVREHGGRLVGPGIGDNSASLAVLTAFLRELDAARLTRPLWVVANTGEEGLGDLKGAKHLLAQHAPRMGAFVAVDGYLGLAVTRAVGVRRYRVTFTGPGGHSWGDQQPSALHALGLAITALYALHTPTSPRTTLNVGVASGGNSVNSIAATAECLLDLRSLDPEALERLCERAQHAIKGAARQGGVSVRIDQVGDRPGGDLHADDLLRLARAAATVGGLELRTASSSTDANAAAPHHVAAIALGVYTGGNAHREDEWVSPGSLERGLKFLQRFVRLYQDHPIA